The following are encoded in a window of Gramella sp. MT6 genomic DNA:
- a CDS encoding DUF2059 domain-containing protein codes for MKKLLFTIALVSIGFTAFAQQSSSIETKAIKLIELTSGQQFDIMTEPLVKMVPEENREAFKKDLAQSTEELYKKMATVYTESFTEEELDKILAFYDTPVGKKMVAVTPELTKKGMEIGQAWGMELQPLIAKYTK; via the coding sequence ATGAAAAAACTACTTTTTACGATTGCACTAGTAAGTATTGGTTTTACTGCTTTTGCACAGCAATCAAGTTCTATTGAGACCAAGGCAATTAAATTAATTGAATTAACCTCCGGGCAGCAATTTGATATTATGACAGAACCTTTAGTGAAAATGGTACCCGAAGAGAACAGGGAAGCATTTAAAAAGGACCTGGCGCAAAGCACAGAAGAACTGTACAAAAAAATGGCTACGGTTTATACCGAAAGTTTCACGGAAGAAGAGCTGGATAAGATATTAGCTTTTTACGACACTCCGGTAGGCAAGAAAATGGTTGCCGTTACTCCTGAACTCACTAAAAAAGGAATGGAAATAGGCCAGGCTTGGGGAATGGAATTACAACCTTTAATAGCCAAATACACAAAATAG
- a CDS encoding 1,4-dihydroxy-2-naphthoyl-CoA synthase, with amino-acid sequence MSKIDWKIVKEYEDITYKKYNGVARIAFNRPDVRNAFRPKTTSELLDAFHDAHEDTSIGAVLLSAEGPSSKDGKWAFCSGGDQKARGHQGYVGEDGYHRLNILEVQRLIRFMPKAIICVVPGWAVGGGHSLHVVCDLTLASKEHAIFKQTDADVTSFDAGYGSAYLAKMVGQKKAREIFFLGRNYSAQEAYEMGMVNAVIPHDELEDTAYEWAQEILAKSPTSIKMLKFAMNLTDDGMVGQQVFAGEVTRLAYMTDEAKEGRDAFLEKRKPNFEKKWIP; translated from the coding sequence ATGTCCAAAATTGACTGGAAAATAGTAAAGGAATACGAGGATATCACCTATAAAAAATATAATGGCGTAGCCAGAATCGCTTTCAATCGTCCTGATGTTCGCAATGCCTTCAGGCCTAAAACAACTTCAGAATTACTGGATGCATTTCATGATGCACATGAAGATACATCTATTGGAGCTGTACTTTTATCTGCTGAAGGACCTTCTTCAAAAGACGGAAAATGGGCCTTCTGCAGTGGGGGAGATCAAAAAGCCCGGGGACACCAGGGATACGTGGGAGAAGATGGTTATCACAGGTTGAACATTCTGGAAGTTCAAAGATTAATTAGGTTTATGCCTAAGGCTATAATTTGTGTGGTTCCCGGTTGGGCTGTAGGTGGAGGTCATAGTCTACATGTGGTCTGCGATCTAACTCTGGCAAGTAAGGAACACGCTATCTTTAAACAGACAGATGCAGACGTTACCAGTTTTGATGCTGGTTATGGATCTGCCTACCTCGCTAAAATGGTAGGACAGAAGAAAGCCCGTGAGATTTTCTTCCTTGGTAGAAATTACTCTGCACAGGAAGCCTACGAAATGGGAATGGTAAATGCTGTGATCCCTCATGATGAGCTAGAGGATACCGCTTATGAATGGGCACAGGAGATCCTGGCAAAATCACCTACCTCTATTAAAATGCTGAAATTCGCCATGAATCTTACTGATGATGGAATGGTAGGGCAACAGGTATTTGCCGGTGAAGTTACCAGGCTGGCCTACATGACCGACGAGGCCAAAGAGGGTAGAGATGCATTCCTTGAAAAGCGTAAGCCAAACTTTGAGAAAAAATGGATACCATAA
- a CDS encoding alpha-ketoacid dehydrogenase subunit alpha/beta has protein sequence MQSETQTENSISFDEFKSQVLKDYRTAVTSRECSLLGRREVLTGKAKFGIFGDGKEVPQLAMAKAFKNGDFRSGYYRDQTFMMAINELTPEQFFAGLYADTNIENEPMSAGRQMGGHFMTHSLDENGEWKNLMEQKNSSSDISPTAGQMPRLLGLAQASKIYRNVDGIEAAKFSENGNEVAWGTIGNASTSEGHFWETINAAGVLQVPMVMNVWDDEYGISVHARHQTTKENISEILKGFQRDEENKGYEILVVEGWDYPKLVDTYEKASAFARKEHCPVLIHVIELTQPQGHSTSGSHERYKSEERLKWEKEHDCNLKFREWIIENDFATADKLDELEKEIKKEIRTAKHNAWTAYLNPTLSKRKELVKLLEDVAKASANGNFIKSIKKEVAGNKEPLKKDLVSAGRRCLRYLIGEESSEKAALINWLNDFSEQAHDDYATYLYKEEDTQVEILPDYDEEAEEVDARIILRDNFDAIFSNRPETLIFGEDSGEIGDVNQGLEGLQKKFGEFRVSDTGIREATILGQGIGMSMRGLRPIAEIQYLDYVMYCLQGMSDDLATVHYRTKGKQKAPLIVRTRGHRLEGIWHSGSQMGGLLNLLRGMFVLVPRNMTKAAGFYNTLLDLDTPALVIECLNGYRLKEKLPTNLGKFKTPIGVTETVKEGTDITLVSYGSTLRIVEDVARELQEVDINAELIDVQSLLPFDINHDIVKSVEKTNRLLVIDEDVPGGASAFILQKVLDEQNAYRFLDSKPQTLTAKEHRPAYGTDGDYFSKPSPEDIFEKIYSIMHESDPNKYPKLR, from the coding sequence ATGCAAAGCGAAACACAAACTGAAAATTCAATTTCATTTGATGAATTCAAGTCTCAGGTGCTTAAAGATTACAGAACAGCTGTTACCAGCCGGGAATGTAGCCTTTTAGGCCGAAGAGAGGTGCTTACCGGGAAGGCGAAGTTCGGAATATTTGGTGACGGAAAGGAAGTACCGCAATTAGCCATGGCAAAAGCTTTTAAAAATGGAGATTTTAGATCTGGATATTACCGTGATCAAACCTTCATGATGGCAATCAATGAACTTACACCAGAACAATTTTTTGCCGGCCTTTACGCCGATACCAATATAGAAAATGAACCAATGTCTGCAGGACGCCAGATGGGCGGTCATTTTATGACCCATAGTCTGGACGAAAATGGAGAATGGAAAAATTTGATGGAACAGAAAAATTCCAGTTCAGATATTTCTCCTACTGCCGGCCAAATGCCTCGCCTGCTTGGTTTAGCCCAGGCTTCCAAGATCTACCGAAATGTGGATGGAATAGAGGCAGCTAAATTTTCTGAGAATGGAAATGAAGTGGCCTGGGGTACCATTGGTAATGCAAGCACCAGTGAAGGTCATTTCTGGGAAACCATTAACGCGGCGGGTGTATTACAGGTGCCAATGGTTATGAATGTCTGGGATGACGAATATGGAATCTCTGTACACGCAAGACATCAAACCACCAAGGAAAATATTTCCGAAATTCTGAAAGGATTTCAGAGAGATGAAGAAAATAAAGGATATGAGATCCTGGTTGTAGAAGGTTGGGATTACCCCAAACTTGTAGACACTTATGAAAAAGCTTCAGCATTTGCCAGAAAAGAGCATTGCCCTGTTCTTATTCATGTGATCGAATTAACTCAACCACAAGGACACTCCACCTCAGGATCCCACGAAAGATATAAATCTGAAGAAAGACTTAAGTGGGAGAAAGAACACGATTGCAATCTTAAGTTCAGAGAATGGATCATAGAAAATGATTTTGCTACCGCAGATAAACTGGACGAGCTTGAAAAAGAAATAAAAAAAGAAATAAGAACGGCCAAGCATAATGCCTGGACCGCATATTTAAACCCTACTCTTTCCAAACGAAAGGAATTGGTGAAACTTCTGGAAGATGTTGCTAAGGCAAGTGCTAATGGAAATTTTATCAAGTCTATCAAAAAAGAGGTTGCTGGAAATAAGGAACCTTTGAAAAAGGATCTGGTTTCGGCAGGAAGAAGATGTCTTAGATATTTGATCGGTGAAGAGTCTTCTGAAAAAGCTGCACTAATTAACTGGCTAAATGATTTTTCTGAACAGGCACATGATGATTATGCGACCTATTTATATAAAGAAGAAGATACCCAGGTAGAAATCCTGCCAGATTATGATGAGGAAGCTGAAGAAGTTGACGCGAGAATTATTTTAAGAGATAACTTCGATGCTATTTTTAGTAACAGACCAGAGACGTTGATCTTCGGAGAAGATTCAGGAGAGATCGGAGATGTTAACCAGGGACTGGAAGGACTTCAGAAAAAATTTGGAGAATTTAGAGTTTCTGATACAGGAATTAGAGAAGCCACTATTCTAGGACAGGGAATTGGAATGTCCATGCGTGGCCTTAGACCTATCGCTGAGATCCAGTATTTAGATTATGTAATGTATTGCCTGCAGGGAATGAGTGACGATCTGGCTACTGTACATTATAGAACAAAAGGAAAGCAAAAGGCACCGCTTATTGTTAGAACCCGTGGCCACAGGCTGGAAGGTATCTGGCACAGTGGTTCGCAAATGGGAGGACTTCTAAATCTTCTACGAGGAATGTTTGTACTTGTTCCCCGTAATATGACAAAAGCTGCAGGGTTTTATAATACACTTTTAGATCTCGATACTCCTGCCCTTGTTATTGAATGTCTTAACGGTTACCGCTTAAAAGAGAAATTACCAACTAATCTAGGTAAATTCAAAACGCCGATAGGTGTGACTGAAACTGTTAAGGAAGGAACTGATATCACTTTGGTTTCGTATGGATCTACCTTGAGAATTGTAGAGGATGTTGCCAGGGAACTACAGGAAGTAGATATCAATGCCGAACTTATCGACGTACAATCACTTCTACCATTCGATATTAATCATGATATTGTGAAGAGTGTAGAGAAAACCAATAGATTACTGGTTATAGATGAAGATGTGCCAGGAGGAGCTTCTGCATTTATATTGCAAAAAGTCCTTGATGAGCAGAATGCCTACAGGTTTTTAGATAGCAAACCACAAACTCTTACTGCTAAAGAACACAGACCGGCATACGGCACAGATGGGGATTATTTCTCAAAGCCCTCACCGGAGGATATCTTCGAAAAGATTTATTCAATTATGCATGAATCTGATCCAAATAAATATCCCAAGCTGAGATAA
- a CDS encoding metalloprotease → MKHLQSFLIFLLFSGCLSAQNAIDVSARLIDSIHTISIDQNIKFVNTENRELVTIYLNDWNNAFSTKTSALAKRFAEDYARRFHFAKDHERGHTTINSIRDSEDLDLDWDRPGNVVDLLRIKLKQPLKPGDSISLNLKYDLKIPDDKFTRYGRDDEGNYKLRYWYMVPAPLDNGWKLYSHKDLGMQYVKPYSINVKIDVPTEYYAASGLNLTRTQTRQGFKTINFEGKDRVDSEFYLTKSFIFESISANGNQVITNIRDEDIQFDIKNTLLERTVGFLEQRLGSYPHKNIFITQEDYLNSPIYGLNQLPSFIRPFPDGFQYDIKLFKTITSNFLKNTIFINPRQEKWVTDAIMVSLMMDYVDTYYPNMKLIGSLSKIIGIRWFHLADLEFNDQYQFLYMNMARLNLDQPLTTSQDSLVKFNKNIANAYKAGVGLKYLEEFLGDESVNQSISEFYKKYKLKRVTDEDFAEILQKNAKKDISWFFDDYVNTNKKIDFKIQNVEKLEDSLKVTIENRRNNSMPVSLYGLKNGKEVYKTWVENVRDTMSVTIPKKDIERLALNYNQEIPEFNQRNNYAGVTKLLNKPIQFRLLQDVEDPRYHQIFFMPEFDYNLYDGVSIGPKLYNKTILNRTFNFAISPKYGFNSETLVGSASIYNAHQFENKELYGIYYGIGGTRFSYGYGLFYEKFTPFLSFAFRNSYLRSNERQRLLLRNVNVRRDQNSEAPLLQPDYNVFNVNYSYSNPNFLKHLTASFDYQLSDKFSKVAITAEYRKLFTNNRQINLRFFSGAFLYNDARSNDYFSFALDRPTDYMFDYNYYGRSQGSGLFSQQIIVAEGGFKSQLQPEFANEWLTTVNASTNIWNWIYAYADMGVVKNRGEKGEFLYDSGIRVSLVQDYFELFFPVYSSLGWEIGQPDYDQRVRFIVALDLNTLIRLFTRRWY, encoded by the coding sequence TTGAAACACCTTCAGTCTTTCCTGATATTTTTACTTTTTTCAGGATGTCTTTCTGCTCAGAATGCCATCGATGTGAGCGCACGCCTTATCGATAGCATTCATACGATTAGTATAGACCAAAATATCAAGTTTGTAAATACCGAAAACAGGGAATTGGTAACGATTTACCTGAATGACTGGAACAATGCTTTCAGTACCAAAACTTCAGCATTAGCAAAACGTTTCGCAGAGGATTATGCGAGACGTTTTCATTTTGCGAAAGATCATGAAAGAGGTCACACCACTATTAATTCGATCAGGGATTCCGAAGATCTGGACCTGGATTGGGATAGGCCGGGAAATGTCGTGGACCTACTTAGAATTAAACTTAAGCAACCCCTGAAACCGGGTGACTCCATAAGCTTAAATTTAAAGTATGACCTGAAAATTCCCGATGATAAATTCACCAGGTATGGCCGTGATGATGAAGGTAATTATAAGTTAAGATACTGGTACATGGTGCCTGCACCTTTAGATAATGGCTGGAAACTTTACAGCCATAAGGATCTGGGAATGCAATATGTAAAACCATATAGCATCAACGTAAAGATTGATGTTCCTACGGAATACTATGCAGCGTCTGGCCTTAACCTTACCCGTACCCAGACCAGGCAGGGCTTTAAAACCATTAATTTTGAAGGAAAAGACCGAGTAGACAGCGAATTTTACTTAACCAAATCTTTTATTTTCGAATCTATTAGCGCAAACGGAAATCAGGTGATCACTAACATTCGTGATGAAGATATCCAGTTTGATATTAAGAATACACTATTAGAACGAACTGTTGGCTTCCTTGAGCAAAGACTCGGTTCGTATCCCCATAAGAACATTTTTATTACCCAGGAGGATTATTTGAACAGTCCTATTTATGGCCTTAACCAATTACCAAGCTTTATTAGGCCATTCCCAGATGGTTTTCAATATGACATCAAACTGTTCAAAACCATTACATCCAATTTTTTGAAGAACACCATTTTTATTAACCCCAGACAGGAAAAGTGGGTTACAGATGCCATAATGGTTTCACTTATGATGGATTATGTAGACACTTATTATCCTAATATGAAACTCATTGGTAGCCTTAGCAAGATCATAGGGATTCGCTGGTTCCATTTAGCAGATCTGGAATTCAACGACCAATACCAGTTTCTTTATATGAATATGGCCAGGCTCAACCTGGATCAACCTCTAACTACGAGCCAGGATTCTTTGGTTAAATTCAATAAGAACATAGCAAATGCCTACAAGGCTGGCGTTGGATTAAAATACCTCGAAGAGTTCCTTGGCGACGAATCTGTAAATCAATCTATTTCTGAATTCTACAAAAAATATAAACTTAAAAGGGTTACCGATGAAGACTTTGCGGAAATTCTTCAGAAAAACGCCAAGAAGGATATTTCATGGTTTTTTGATGACTATGTAAATACAAACAAAAAGATCGACTTCAAGATCCAGAATGTCGAAAAACTTGAGGACTCCCTGAAAGTTACCATAGAAAACAGACGGAATAATTCTATGCCTGTTAGTTTGTACGGGCTTAAAAACGGCAAGGAAGTTTATAAGACCTGGGTAGAAAATGTGAGGGACACCATGAGTGTTACCATCCCGAAAAAAGACATAGAGCGACTGGCACTAAACTATAACCAGGAGATTCCTGAATTTAATCAGCGAAACAATTATGCCGGTGTTACCAAACTATTGAACAAACCTATCCAGTTTAGACTATTACAGGATGTGGAAGATCCAAGGTATCACCAGATATTCTTTATGCCAGAGTTCGATTATAACCTTTATGACGGTGTGTCGATTGGTCCCAAATTATATAATAAAACCATCCTTAACCGAACTTTTAATTTCGCGATTTCACCGAAATACGGCTTTAATAGTGAGACCCTTGTGGGATCAGCTTCCATATATAATGCCCATCAATTTGAGAATAAAGAGCTATATGGGATTTACTACGGAATTGGAGGAACACGTTTCTCCTACGGCTATGGCTTGTTTTATGAGAAGTTTACCCCATTCCTGAGCTTTGCATTTAGAAATTCATACTTGAGAAGTAACGAACGCCAAAGGTTGCTTCTTAGAAATGTAAATGTGCGCAGGGATCAAAATTCTGAAGCACCATTACTTCAACCAGACTACAATGTCTTTAATGTAAATTACAGCTATAGCAATCCTAATTTCCTGAAACATTTGACCGCTTCTTTTGATTATCAGCTTTCAGATAAATTCAGTAAAGTGGCTATTACGGCGGAATACAGGAAGCTATTTACCAATAATCGCCAGATAAATCTAAGGTTTTTCTCAGGAGCATTTCTTTACAATGACGCCAGGTCCAACGATTATTTCAGTTTTGCTCTGGACCGACCCACAGATTATATGTTCGATTATAATTATTATGGCCGTAGCCAGGGTAGCGGTTTATTCAGCCAGCAGATCATTGTTGCAGAAGGTGGATTTAAATCCCAATTGCAGCCAGAATTTGCCAATGAATGGCTAACAACTGTTAATGCCAGTACAAATATCTGGAATTGGATCTATGCATATGCAGATATGGGAGTTGTTAAAAATCGTGGAGAAAAAGGCGAATTTTTATACGATTCAGGAATCAGGGTGAGCCTGGTGCAGGACTATTTTGAACTGTTCTTTCCTGTTTATTCGAGTTTAGGCTGGGAAATAGGACAACCGGATTATGATCAAAGGGTTAGATTTATCGTAGCACTGGACCTGAATACCTTAATAAGGTTATTTACCAGGCGTTGGTATTAA
- a CDS encoding TIGR00730 family Rossman fold protein — protein MKTQNRNKAWNEIKTNDSWAIFKIMGEFVNGYEKLSQIGPCVSIFGSARTKPDMKYYKLAEKVAKKIVDHGYGVITGGGPGIMEAGNKGAHLAGGTSVGLNIELPFEQHDNPYIDNDKSLDFDYFFVRKVMFVKYSQGFVVMPGGFGTLDELFEAITLIQTHKIDKFPIILVGSEFWGGLVDWIKSTLLDSFQNISEADIDLVQVVDTEDEVIEILDQFYGEYNLSPNF, from the coding sequence ATGAAGACACAAAATAGGAACAAAGCCTGGAATGAGATAAAAACAAATGATTCCTGGGCGATCTTTAAGATCATGGGCGAATTCGTAAATGGATACGAAAAATTAAGTCAGATTGGCCCCTGCGTTTCAATTTTTGGTTCAGCCAGAACCAAGCCAGATATGAAATATTATAAACTGGCAGAAAAAGTAGCTAAGAAAATTGTTGACCATGGTTATGGCGTAATTACCGGTGGTGGTCCCGGAATCATGGAAGCAGGAAATAAAGGAGCTCACCTAGCCGGAGGAACTTCGGTTGGACTAAATATTGAACTTCCGTTTGAACAGCATGACAATCCCTATATAGACAATGATAAGAGTCTGGATTTCGATTACTTCTTCGTAAGAAAGGTAATGTTCGTAAAATACTCTCAGGGTTTTGTAGTGATGCCTGGAGGATTTGGAACTTTAGATGAGTTATTTGAAGCTATTACACTTATACAGACACATAAGATCGATAAATTCCCTATTATCCTCGTAGGTAGTGAGTTCTGGGGTGGACTCGTAGACTGGATCAAAAGCACTCTACTGGATAGCTTTCAGAATATTAGCGAAGCAGATATAGATCTGGTCCAGGTAGTGGATACAGAAGATGAAGTAATTGAAATACTTGATCAATTCTATGGCGAATATAATCTTAGTCCTAATTTCTAG
- the uvrA gene encoding excinuclease ABC subunit UvrA, with amino-acid sequence MAKTEDRIEVLGARVHNLKNIDVNIPREKLVVITGLSGSGKSSLAFDTIYAEGQRRYIETFSAYARQFLGSLERPDVDKIDGLSPVIAIEQKTTSKNPRSTVGTITEIYDFLRLLFARAGEAYSYNTGEKMVSYTDSQIKELILEDFKDKKVSILAPVVRSRKGHYRELFEQIAKQGFIKVRTDEEVVDIEKGMKLDRYKTHDIEIVIDRLKIEEKPDSDKRLNESIKTAMYHGDDTLMILEQDTGNIRYFSRNLMCPTTGISYPNPEPNSFSFNSPKGACPNCNGIGSLYQVNIDKIIPDKSLSIKNGGLAPHGPQKKNWVFSQLELIAERFEFKLTDPIKKIPQEALDMILHGGKEKFSRESKALGITRDYKIDFEGVANFIEATYRNNDSSSLRRWSKEYMDKVTCPECEGSRLKKEALYFRIYNKNISELSHLDITDLFEWFEGIEKNLSEKQLQIAEEVIKEIRTRLQFLLDVGLTYLNLNRSSKSLSGGEAQRIRLATQIGSQLVGVLYILDEPSIGLHQRDNEKLINSLESLRDIGNTVIVVEHDKDMIERADHVIDIGPRAGKHGGEIISEGTPAELMEHDTLTADYLSGKKEIPVPKERRKGNGKKIELKGATGNNLKKVNISIPLGKMIAVTGVSGSGKSTLINETLYPIMNAHYFNGVKKPKPYKSIKGLDHIDKVIDINQSPIGRTPRSNPATYTGVFSEIRNLFAKTPEALIRGYKPGRFSFNVKGGRCETCKGGGLRVIEMNFLPDVYVECETCQGKRFNRETLEIRYKGKSIADILEMTIDEATPFFENIPKIFRKLKTIQDVGLGYISLGQQSTTLSGGEAQRIKLATELSKRDTGNTFYILDEPTTGLHFEDIRVLMEVLNTLTNKGNTVLIIEHNMDVIKMADYIIDIGYEGGKGGGEVVATGTPEEIIKNTKSYTAKFLKKELH; translated from the coding sequence ATGGCAAAAACTGAAGATAGAATTGAAGTATTAGGCGCCCGAGTCCATAACCTAAAAAATATTGATGTTAATATTCCACGGGAGAAGCTTGTGGTAATTACAGGCCTTTCCGGATCTGGAAAATCATCATTGGCATTTGACACTATTTATGCAGAAGGACAACGGCGTTATATAGAAACATTTTCGGCTTATGCGAGACAATTTCTGGGAAGCCTCGAACGGCCAGATGTGGATAAAATTGATGGCCTCTCCCCTGTGATTGCTATAGAACAAAAAACAACCAGTAAAAATCCCAGGAGTACGGTTGGTACAATTACAGAGATCTATGATTTTCTCCGTTTACTTTTTGCCAGGGCTGGTGAAGCATATAGCTATAATACAGGCGAAAAGATGGTTAGTTATACAGATTCCCAGATAAAGGAATTAATCCTTGAAGATTTTAAGGATAAAAAAGTAAGTATTCTTGCGCCCGTGGTAAGAAGCCGAAAGGGTCACTACAGGGAATTATTCGAGCAGATCGCAAAACAAGGCTTTATCAAGGTTCGAACAGATGAAGAGGTCGTGGATATCGAGAAGGGAATGAAACTGGACAGGTATAAAACCCACGATATCGAAATTGTTATTGACCGGCTAAAAATAGAAGAAAAACCAGATTCAGATAAGCGTTTAAACGAAAGCATTAAAACCGCCATGTATCATGGGGATGATACGCTTATGATCCTTGAACAGGATACCGGAAACATCAGGTATTTCAGTAGAAACCTAATGTGTCCTACCACAGGAATAAGTTATCCTAATCCTGAACCAAACAGTTTCTCTTTCAATTCACCCAAAGGGGCGTGCCCCAATTGTAATGGTATAGGAAGTCTTTACCAAGTGAATATCGATAAGATCATACCGGACAAATCTTTATCTATTAAGAATGGTGGACTTGCGCCTCACGGGCCTCAAAAAAAGAACTGGGTATTTTCTCAGTTGGAATTGATAGCTGAAAGATTTGAGTTTAAATTAACCGACCCAATCAAGAAAATTCCACAGGAAGCACTCGATATGATCTTGCATGGCGGGAAGGAAAAATTTTCGCGTGAATCTAAAGCTTTAGGTATAACACGCGATTATAAAATAGATTTTGAAGGAGTCGCGAACTTTATTGAAGCTACTTACCGTAATAATGATTCCTCTTCTTTAAGACGCTGGTCTAAAGAATATATGGACAAGGTAACCTGTCCAGAATGTGAAGGTTCAAGGCTTAAAAAAGAAGCTTTATACTTCAGGATCTACAACAAGAATATTTCAGAACTTTCTCATCTTGATATTACCGACCTATTTGAATGGTTTGAAGGCATTGAAAAGAACCTTTCTGAAAAACAATTACAAATCGCGGAAGAGGTAATAAAGGAGATCAGGACAAGACTACAGTTCCTATTGGATGTTGGTTTAACATACCTTAACCTTAACCGTAGTTCTAAATCACTTTCTGGTGGAGAAGCTCAAAGGATTAGACTTGCTACCCAGATTGGCTCCCAACTGGTTGGTGTCCTGTATATACTTGATGAGCCTAGTATTGGTTTGCACCAACGGGATAATGAGAAGCTCATTAATTCACTCGAATCCCTTCGAGATATAGGAAATACCGTAATCGTGGTAGAACACGATAAAGATATGATAGAGCGGGCAGATCATGTGATAGATATAGGTCCTAGAGCAGGAAAACATGGAGGTGAGATCATTAGTGAAGGAACTCCTGCTGAACTTATGGAGCATGATACTTTAACTGCTGATTATCTTAGTGGTAAGAAGGAGATCCCGGTTCCAAAAGAGCGCAGAAAAGGGAACGGTAAGAAAATAGAATTAAAAGGAGCAACGGGTAACAACCTTAAAAAGGTTAATATAAGTATTCCTCTGGGCAAGATGATCGCGGTTACAGGAGTTTCTGGTAGTGGAAAGTCCACTTTGATCAATGAAACCCTCTATCCTATCATGAACGCGCATTATTTTAATGGCGTTAAGAAACCTAAACCATATAAGAGCATTAAAGGTCTGGACCATATAGACAAGGTAATAGACATCAACCAGAGCCCTATTGGTAGAACGCCAAGGTCGAACCCGGCAACATACACCGGTGTTTTTTCAGAAATAAGGAACCTTTTCGCAAAAACTCCGGAAGCCCTTATTAGAGGATATAAACCGGGAAGATTTAGCTTCAATGTCAAAGGCGGAAGATGCGAGACCTGTAAAGGAGGTGGATTAAGAGTCATAGAGATGAATTTCCTACCCGATGTTTATGTAGAATGCGAAACCTGTCAGGGAAAAAGATTCAATCGGGAAACCCTTGAAATACGTTATAAAGGAAAGTCTATTGCAGATATTCTGGAAATGACCATCGATGAAGCGACTCCTTTTTTCGAGAATATCCCGAAAATTTTCAGGAAATTAAAAACAATTCAGGATGTAGGATTGGGCTATATCAGTCTGGGTCAGCAATCTACAACCCTATCTGGTGGTGAAGCCCAGAGGATAAAGCTGGCAACTGAACTTTCCAAGCGTGATACTGGAAATACTTTCTATATATTAGACGAGCCAACCACGGGACTTCATTTTGAAGATATCCGTGTATTGATGGAAGTTCTAAACACCCTGACCAATAAAGGGAATACCGTTCTAATTATTGAACATAATATGGATGTGATCAAAATGGCAGACTATATTATTGATATTGGTTATGAAGGCGGAAAAGGTGGCGGTGAAGTTGTGGCCACCGGAACTCCAGAAGAGATCATTAAAAACACAAAAAGTTATACTGCAAAATTCCTTAAAAAGGAATTACACTAA